A stretch of Synechococcus sp. MIT S9220 DNA encodes these proteins:
- a CDS encoding alpha/beta fold hydrolase, translating into MPVLHSFKLNEMVQHMPQDKVLWIDLQPTLHCLNKRVAQLLSRTFSVQRWSFQHDLDESCSVATVHDLLRQTLVASPEPMHLVGHGISGTVACLFAEKYPDLVKSLTLLSVDTLSANHWSSHYLDMRSQLPSSRQAILRHLSSLLFSHQNPRAVEVLPCLLAKCLDNEFTQGSIVNQQHIPDLNTPKEVPTFVLNGESDFVVDTNSRDRWSKSLKSGDRFVCMEKGRHFFQFDQSQHVAQLITAFIQMVPGPWIDRELSSNDFTSLARS; encoded by the coding sequence ATGCCAGTGCTGCACTCTTTCAAACTAAATGAAATGGTGCAACATATGCCTCAAGACAAGGTCCTTTGGATTGATCTGCAGCCGACCTTGCATTGCCTCAATAAGCGTGTTGCTCAATTATTAAGTCGGACCTTCTCTGTACAGCGTTGGTCCTTCCAGCATGATCTTGATGAGTCTTGCTCTGTTGCCACGGTGCATGACCTGCTTCGTCAGACGCTTGTGGCGTCTCCTGAGCCGATGCACCTGGTTGGCCACGGTATCAGTGGCACGGTTGCTTGTCTTTTCGCAGAAAAGTACCCTGACCTGGTAAAATCCCTTACACTGCTTTCTGTTGATACCCTCTCAGCCAACCACTGGTCCTCTCACTACTTGGACATGCGGAGTCAATTGCCATCTTCAAGGCAAGCCATTTTGAGACATTTGTCGTCTTTGCTCTTCTCCCATCAAAATCCTCGTGCTGTTGAGGTGCTTCCTTGCCTTTTGGCAAAATGTTTAGACAATGAATTTACTCAAGGTTCTATTGTTAATCAGCAGCATATTCCAGATTTAAATACACCTAAAGAGGTCCCAACATTTGTTTTGAATGGTGAAAGCGATTTTGTCGTTGACACTAATTCACGCGACCGATGGTCTAAATCGCTAAAATCTGGAGATCGATTTGTTTGCATGGAAAAAGGTCGCCATTTCTTTCAGTTTGACCAATCTCAACATGTAGCCCAATTGATTACAGCATTCATTCAAATGGTTCCTGGTCCATGGATTGACCGTGAGCTTAGTTCCAATGACTTTACTTCTCTCGCTCGGAGTTAA
- a CDS encoding chlorophyll a/b binding light-harvesting protein, whose translation MQSYGNSSVSYDWWAGNSGVAKRSGSFIAAHAAHAGLIMFWAGAFTLFELARYDGSLPMGEQGLILIPHLAGLGLGVGDGGVIVDSQPLIVVAATHLVSSAVLGAAGIWHTLRAPKDLSEATGRAKKFDFSWDDPKKLTFILGHHLIFLGLGVIAFVEWARVHGIYDASLGAVRTVEPNIDLGMVWGYQTNFLTISSLEDVMGGHAVLAFILTIGGVWHIISSPFGPFKKVLIYNGESILSYSLAGIALMGFVTAIWCAQNTTIYPVELYGAPLKLNFAFSPYFTDTSTLSGDAHTARAWLANTHFYLAFFFLQGHLWHALRGMGFNFKSVVNAFESMDKAKIN comes from the coding sequence ATGCAATCGTATGGAAATTCATCAGTCTCTTATGACTGGTGGGCGGGAAATTCTGGAGTAGCGAAGCGCTCCGGCTCTTTCATCGCTGCGCATGCTGCACATGCCGGTCTCATCATGTTCTGGGCCGGAGCATTCACGCTTTTTGAACTCGCTCGATACGACGGCTCCCTGCCGATGGGTGAGCAGGGTTTGATTTTGATTCCTCACCTGGCTGGTTTGGGGCTCGGTGTTGGGGATGGTGGAGTCATCGTCGACTCACAGCCCCTGATTGTGGTGGCTGCTACGCACCTTGTTTCCTCCGCAGTTCTGGGTGCTGCTGGTATTTGGCATACTCTTCGTGCTCCTAAGGATCTTTCCGAAGCAACTGGACGCGCCAAAAAGTTCGATTTCAGCTGGGATGATCCCAAGAAGCTCACTTTTATCCTTGGTCATCACCTGATTTTCCTTGGTTTGGGTGTCATCGCCTTCGTTGAATGGGCTCGAGTCCACGGCATTTACGATGCCTCACTTGGAGCAGTTCGTACTGTTGAGCCCAATATTGATCTCGGCATGGTCTGGGGCTATCAGACCAACTTCCTGACGATCAGTAGTTTGGAAGATGTGATGGGTGGTCATGCTGTTCTTGCGTTCATTCTCACGATCGGTGGCGTTTGGCATATCATCAGTTCCCCCTTCGGTCCTTTCAAAAAAGTCCTGATTTACAACGGTGAGTCGATCCTTTCTTACTCACTCGCGGGCATCGCACTGATGGGTTTTGTGACAGCGATCTGGTGCGCTCAAAATACGACGATTTATCCCGTCGAATTGTATGGCGCTCCTTTGAAACTGAATTTCGCTTTCTCCCCTTACTTCACCGACACGTCCACTCTTTCGGGAGATGCACACACGGCTCGTGCGTGGTTGGCGAACACTCACTTCTATCTTGCCTTCTTCTTCCTTCAGGGACATCTCTGGCATGCTCTCAGGGGCATGGGTTTCAACTTCAAGAGCGTTGTGAATGCTTTTGAATCCATGGATAAGGCAAAAATCAACTGA
- a CDS encoding DUF3303 domain-containing protein has translation MTFLMHWSFKTGYHEIAAKKFLSTGAPFPACQSWKRFHAPGSVEGWILVEADNADACYEHAAEWAEYLDWEVTPVLTDDQAGPLIAKAYS, from the coding sequence ATGACTTTTTTGATGCATTGGTCTTTTAAGACTGGATATCATGAGATTGCAGCTAAGAAGTTTTTATCAACAGGAGCGCCTTTCCCAGCCTGTCAATCTTGGAAGCGCTTTCATGCCCCAGGTTCCGTCGAAGGTTGGATCTTAGTCGAGGCAGATAATGCTGATGCATGTTATGAACATGCTGCTGAATGGGCAGAATATCTTGATTGGGAAGTGACTCCTGTTCTGACTGATGATCAGGCTGGTCCTCTGATTGCTAAGGCATACAGCTAA
- a CDS encoding Nif11-like leader peptide family natural product precursor, with product MNSRETMPFYMGRFQQCQQSEQDLCAFLSRLKDDATLQQKIAQANNEDHVVAIALAEGFVLDKEKFWLYESKRFKRCVERRGFYSKQ from the coding sequence ATGAACTCTCGCGAGACAATGCCCTTTTATATGGGGAGATTTCAGCAGTGTCAGCAGTCAGAACAAGATCTTTGTGCTTTCCTTTCTAGGCTCAAGGATGATGCGACTCTTCAGCAAAAAATCGCTCAGGCGAATAATGAAGATCATGTCGTTGCGATTGCCTTGGCCGAGGGCTTTGTTCTCGATAAAGAAAAGTTTTGGTTATATGAATCCAAGCGATTCAAGAGATGTGTTGAGCGGCGTGGCTTCTATTCAAAACAATAA
- a CDS encoding MAPEG family protein translates to MFLAQFSPHAEVAPYVWSLVLSFGMVILSIAPLYVARFKAQFEMSDLSSLRAMFDRYPAWGKRASWAQQNSFESFSLHAPATILAILVVLNGLLLPAFAVVVAFAHPILRAIYLVSYLVNISLLRSVCWAFGLLCSGFLYGVCLSALIST, encoded by the coding sequence ATGTTCTTGGCACAGTTTTCCCCTCACGCTGAAGTGGCGCCTTACGTGTGGTCGCTTGTTCTGTCATTTGGAATGGTGATTTTGAGTATTGCGCCGCTTTATGTGGCTCGCTTTAAAGCTCAGTTTGAGATGAGTGATCTTTCGTCTCTACGCGCAATGTTTGATCGTTATCCCGCCTGGGGGAAAAGAGCCAGCTGGGCTCAGCAAAATAGTTTTGAATCATTCTCTCTGCATGCTCCGGCAACTATCCTGGCTATTCTTGTCGTCTTGAATGGTCTTCTGCTTCCAGCTTTTGCGGTTGTTGTTGCATTTGCGCATCCAATCCTTCGAGCTATTTATCTTGTTTCTTATCTTGTAAATATCTCACTCCTCAGGTCCGTATGCTGGGCTTTTGGTCTGCTTTGCAGTGGCTTTCTTTACGGTGTCTGTTTGTCAGCCTTAATTTCAACTTGA
- a CDS encoding response regulator transcription factor — protein sequence MLINPNELPLKQAADRCQALLSSKKVLVCSKNRLTLTALCLCTPILQSLIGGATTEEEGLDLQLKFNPDLLITSEDLEKGYGIRLVERVKTHSPKITALIFLGRETTDVVHEAMDAGADGVMFMSSVGSGHGDFINALTTTNNGGVYYPKSVRTAATATIKQPPELIDPLSEREREVLRCIIQGMKNSEIAESLFLSSETIKSHVSTTIQKLGVRDRTQAAVFALTHGLVEVDI from the coding sequence GTGCTCATCAACCCGAACGAACTTCCGCTTAAGCAAGCAGCTGACCGATGCCAAGCGCTGTTAAGCAGCAAAAAAGTTTTGGTTTGTAGTAAGAACAGATTAACACTGACTGCTTTATGTCTTTGCACGCCTATTCTACAATCACTGATTGGTGGGGCAACCACTGAAGAGGAAGGACTAGACTTACAGCTAAAATTCAACCCTGATCTTTTGATTACAAGTGAAGACCTTGAGAAGGGATATGGTATTCGTCTTGTAGAAAGAGTCAAAACCCACAGTCCCAAAATTACTGCCCTGATTTTTCTAGGGCGAGAAACAACTGATGTTGTCCATGAAGCGATGGATGCTGGAGCAGATGGAGTTATGTTCATGTCATCGGTGGGATCAGGGCATGGAGACTTCATTAATGCACTGACCACGACAAACAATGGTGGTGTCTATTATCCGAAATCAGTTCGTACAGCCGCTACAGCAACGATCAAACAACCTCCTGAGCTCATCGATCCATTGTCTGAGCGCGAGCGTGAGGTTCTGCGCTGCATTATCCAAGGGATGAAAAATTCTGAAATCGCAGAATCGTTATTCTTGTCTTCAGAAACAATCAAAAGTCATGTCAGTACTACAATCCAGAAGCTAGGAGTTAGAGATCGAACTCAAGCTGCTGTTTTTGCTCTCACTCATGGTTTGGTCGAAGTCGATATTTAA
- a CDS encoding DUF3764 family protein, whose translation MIETTVLDFELSNTFQEYKAYMEAPEQQVMFSEMGVKIFYLGVSQENPKRATVIFQGPENVLYDIFMNPQTKPIVEASGHIYEGTLITRWLAD comes from the coding sequence ATGATCGAAACCACTGTTCTCGATTTCGAGCTCAGCAATACCTTCCAAGAATACAAAGCCTATATGGAAGCGCCTGAGCAGCAGGTCATGTTCTCAGAAATGGGTGTCAAGATTTTCTATCTCGGTGTTTCTCAGGAAAACCCAAAAAGGGCAACCGTCATATTTCAAGGGCCGGAAAATGTTCTGTATGACATTTTCATGAATCCGCAGACCAAGCCAATTGTTGAGGCTTCTGGCCATATTTATGAAGGGACGCTGATCACGCGTTGGCTTGCTGATTAG